A part of Argonema galeatum A003/A1 genomic DNA contains:
- a CDS encoding chemotaxis protein CheW: MVDSVKQVSALTRVAPIRKAAASAEAEKFLRFQLGSEGKALLPVNIISQVMRVLGADILPVPQMPSCVLGIYNWRGEMLWLVDIGQLMGFPALCELSVGKGGVGGDLMAIAIQVNDQYLGLVVSQISDIELHDIQQIQVPSIGLFSPEIMPYLQGYLVAANNEVLMVLNAEALAQAPLWKKFQS; encoded by the coding sequence ATGGTTGATTCTGTAAAACAGGTTTCCGCGCTTACCCGTGTTGCGCCTATTCGTAAAGCAGCAGCTTCCGCAGAGGCAGAGAAATTTTTACGCTTTCAGCTAGGCTCAGAAGGTAAAGCTTTGCTTCCCGTTAATATTATCAGCCAGGTAATGCGGGTATTGGGGGCTGATATTCTGCCGGTTCCTCAAATGCCTAGTTGCGTGCTGGGAATTTACAACTGGCGCGGGGAGATGCTGTGGCTGGTGGATATCGGTCAACTAATGGGATTTCCAGCCTTGTGCGAACTTTCTGTTGGTAAGGGGGGAGTTGGGGGGGATTTGATGGCGATCGCTATCCAAGTAAACGACCAATATCTAGGATTAGTCGTTTCGCAAATAAGCGATATCGAATTGCACGATATCCAACAAATACAAGTCCCTTCCATAGGATTGTTCTCTCCAGAAATAATGCCTTATTTGCAGGGTTACTTAGTTGCAGCGAATAACGAAGTTTTGATGG
- a CDS encoding response regulator transcription factor — protein sequence MSTVLVVEDSLTDMEVMTSYLQQAGLSVVTAKSGEEAHEKLHSHKPNLIILDVVLPGQSGFELCREIKSDPETNQIPVVMCSTKDTDVDKMWANMLGADAYLPKPVEQTELLRTIRQLMK from the coding sequence ATGAGTACAGTATTAGTAGTTGAAGATAGCTTGACGGACATGGAAGTCATGACTTCCTACCTGCAACAAGCTGGGTTATCTGTGGTTACTGCCAAGAGTGGTGAAGAGGCTCACGAAAAACTGCATTCACACAAGCCAAACTTGATTATTCTTGATGTCGTCTTGCCCGGTCAAAGTGGGTTTGAACTGTGCCGAGAAATAAAAAGCGATCCGGAGACTAACCAGATTCCAGTAGTCATGTGTTCCACAAAAGATACTGATGTTGACAAAATGTGGGCTAATATGTTAGGTGCGGATGCCTACTTGCCCAAACCCGTAGAGCAGACAGAATTGCTGCGTACAATCCGACAACTAATGAAGTAG
- a CDS encoding response regulator — protein sequence MTTNNLATDKLSDQIQSYSQRQFTGRLDIQGATTWSLYFCLGRLVWATGGVHLHRRWNRLLTQYCPQIPPNGVRLRETELSRYWEYQVLTVLVKRQKIAGEQAVAAIKSAVAEVLFDILQHQEKQPLTFTVDREDVLDASLTLMNPAQALQESQQVWETWCKAGLGNLSPNFAPVLKQPEELQKLASPRVYQTLVKVIDGKHSLRDLSIFIKQDLLLLVRSLLPYIRKKIIGLVEITDVPQQAVTPITATTPTISSQTSREEARIPPTAPPQPPVSSARPLSSPPGPPVLSRRPLVAYVDDSVLDCQIMEDILNKANYGFLSIKDSMQALPLLLQHKPDAIFLDLVMPVANGYEICAQIRRISSFKNTPIIILTGNDGIVDRVRAKMVGATDFLAKPVVAQKVLAALQKHLNSSSFSESAPPLLHYQAL from the coding sequence ATGACTACCAACAATTTAGCTACTGACAAGCTGAGCGACCAAATTCAAAGTTATAGCCAGAGGCAATTCACTGGGAGGCTTGATATACAGGGAGCAACTACTTGGAGCCTTTACTTTTGTCTTGGTCGCCTTGTCTGGGCTACCGGGGGAGTACATCTGCACAGAAGGTGGAACCGGCTTCTGACTCAATACTGCCCCCAGATACCTCCTAATGGTGTCCGCCTCCGAGAGACAGAACTATCTAGATACTGGGAGTATCAAGTTCTGACTGTTTTGGTGAAGCGGCAGAAGATCGCAGGGGAACAAGCTGTGGCTGCGATCAAGAGCGCCGTAGCGGAAGTATTATTCGATATTCTACAGCACCAGGAGAAACAGCCGCTAACATTCACTGTCGATCGAGAAGATGTGTTGGATGCGTCGCTAACCTTAATGAACCCAGCACAAGCTCTCCAAGAGTCCCAACAGGTTTGGGAAACCTGGTGCAAAGCTGGTTTAGGGAATTTATCTCCAAATTTTGCTCCTGTACTCAAACAACCAGAGGAACTGCAAAAGCTGGCCTCACCCCGCGTTTATCAAACCCTGGTAAAGGTGATTGACGGAAAACATAGTCTGAGAGATTTGTCGATTTTTATTAAGCAAGATTTACTTTTGTTAGTGCGATCGCTCCTCCCCTATATCCGCAAAAAAATCATCGGACTGGTAGAAATTACGGACGTGCCTCAACAAGCCGTAACCCCCATAACCGCCACAACCCCCACAATCTCATCGCAAACAAGCCGGGAAGAAGCACGCATCCCCCCTACTGCACCGCCCCAACCGCCAGTTTCATCAGCTAGACCCTTATCCTCACCGCCTGGGCCACCAGTTTTATCACGTAGACCCTTAGTGGCATACGTAGACGATAGCGTACTCGACTGCCAAATAATGGAGGATATTCTTAACAAAGCTAACTATGGATTTCTCAGTATCAAAGATTCCATGCAAGCTTTGCCCCTGCTGCTGCAACACAAACCAGATGCAATTTTCTTAGATCTGGTTATGCCAGTTGCTAACGGCTACGAAATTTGCGCCCAGATCCGGAGAATTTCATCTTTTAAAAACACACCCATTATTATTCTCACCGGCAATGACGGTATAGTTGACCGAGTTCGCGCCAAAATGGTTGGGGCAACTGACTTTTTGGCTAAGCCGGTAGTAGCCCAAAAAGTACTGGCAGCCCTCCAAAAGCACTTAAATTCTTCATCTTTTTCAGAGTCTGCACCTCCATTGTTGCACTATCAAGCTTTGTAA